A region from the Triticum aestivum cultivar Chinese Spring chromosome 3D, IWGSC CS RefSeq v2.1, whole genome shotgun sequence genome encodes:
- the LOC123075072 gene encoding amino acid permease 1, which yields MDVEKVTEVAPEVDDDGRVRTGTVWTATTHAITAVIGSGVLALPWSVAQMGWVLGPIALVGCAYITYFTACLLSDCYRSPDPVHGKRNYTYMDAVRSCLGPREVVVCGITQYTILCGAVVGYTITAATGIMSVVRSNCRHYKGHGADCSQEGTMYLVMFGVVEVVLSQLPSLEKVTFVSVVAAVMSFTYSFVALILSAAKFASNHRADGTIFGSHIGGPGGVSAATRTWSFLQALGNIAFAYTYAMLLIEIQDTVKAPPSENVTMKRASLYGIGVTTAFYVSLGCVGYAAFGNAAPGNILTGFDEPFWLVDLANIAVVVHLVGAYQVYVQPVFACYEKKLRARYPDAAFFHRELALRLPGRRGALRFTMAKLVLRTAFVVATTVVSLMLPFFNAILGLLGAAAFFPLTVYFPVTMYITQAKVPRGSGKWVALQALNVGALVVSLLAAVGSVADIVQRLRHVTMFKTQL from the exons atggaCGTGGAGAAGGTGACGGAGGTGGCGccggaggtggacgacgacggccGCGTAAGAACAG GGACGGTATGGACGGCGACGACGCACGCCATCACGGCCGTGATCGGGTCCGGCGTGCTGGCGCTGCCGTGGAGCGTGGCGCAGATGGGGTGGGTCCTCGGCCCCATCGCCCTCGTCGGCTGCGCCTACATCACCTACTTCACCGCCTGCCTCCTCTCCGACTGCTACCGCTCGCCGGACCCCGTCCACGGCAAGCGCAACTACACCTACATGGACGCTGTCCGCTCCTGCCTCG GGCCGAGAGAAGTGGTGGTGTGCGGCATTACACAGTACACGATTCTCTGCGGTGCCGTCGTGGGCTACACCATCACGGCCGCCACGGGCATCAT GTCCGTGGTGCGCAGCAACTGCCGGCATTACAAGGGCCACGGCGCGGACTGCAGCCAGGAAGGGACCATGTACCTGGTCATGTTCGGCGTCGTCGAGGTCGTCCTCTCGCAGCTGCCCAGCCTGGAGAAGGTCACCTTCGTctccgtcgtcgccgccgtcatGTCCTTCACCTACTCCTTCGTCGCGCTCATCCTCAGCGCCGCCAAGTTCGCGTCCAACCACCGGGCCGACGGCACCATCTTCGGCAGCCACATCGGCGGCCCCGGCGGCGTCTCCGCGGCCACCAGGACCTGGAGCTTCCTGCAGGCCCTCGGCAACATCGCATTCGCCTACACCTACGCAATGCTCCTCATCGAGATCCAG GACACGGTGAAGGCGCCGCCGTCAGAGAACGTGACCATGAAGAGGGCGAGCTTGTACGGCATCGGCGTGACGACGGCCTTCTACGTCTCGCTCGGGTGCGTCGGGTACGCGGCGTTCGGCAACGCCGCGCCGGGGAACATCCTCACCGGCTTCGACGAGCCCTTCTGGCTCGTGGACCTGGCCAACATCGCCGTGGTCGTCCACCTCGTCGGCGCCTACCAGGTGTACGTGCAGCCCGTGTTCGCGTGCTACGAGAAGAAGCTCCGGGCCCGGTACCCGGACGCGGCCTTCTTCCACCGGGAGCTCGCGCTGCGGCTGCCCGGCCGCCGGGGCGCGCTCCGCTTCACCATGGCCAAGCTGGTCCTGCGCACGGCGTTCGTGGTCGCCACCACGGTGGTCTCGCTGATGCTGCCCTTCTTCAACGCCATCCTCGGCCTGCTCGGCGCCGCCGCCTTCTTTCCGCTCACCGTCTACTTCCCCGTCACCATGTACATCACGCAGGCAAAGGTGCCGCGCGGCAGCGGCAAGTGGGTCGCGCTCCAGGCGCTCAACGTCGGCGCGCTCGTCGTGTCGCTGCTCGCCGCCGTCGGCTCCGTGGCCGACATCGTCCAGCGCCTGCGGCACGTCACCATGTTCAAGACACAGCTGTGA